In one window of Pseudomonas benzenivorans DNA:
- a CDS encoding carbohydrate kinase family protein, translating into MYLVCGEALFDVFGQHCSGRSSELELKAIAGGSPFNVAVGLRRLAAESALFAGFSTDFLGDRLRRVLHDEGVSGDYLVFSDAPTTLAMVAVDARGVPHYSFRGEGCADRMLGLEHLPHLDARVRGIHLGSYSLVVTPIADTLFELVRREGDQRLISLDPNVRLGVEPRVEIWQQRIEAFAAQAHLIKVSEEDLALLYPGLKPEAVIERWLGQRCQLLFLTHGSDGASVFSRRHGHWSVPAQAVVTRDTVGAGDTFQAALLAYLARHGLDSPAALAALSRTHIEALLDYAVRAAAVTCSRVGPDLPYAHELQTR; encoded by the coding sequence ATGTATCTGGTATGTGGCGAAGCCTTGTTCGATGTCTTTGGCCAGCATTGCAGCGGGCGCAGCAGCGAGCTGGAACTCAAGGCGATTGCCGGCGGATCGCCGTTCAACGTGGCCGTCGGCCTGCGCCGTCTGGCCGCCGAGTCGGCGCTGTTCGCCGGTTTTTCCACGGATTTTCTCGGCGACCGGCTGCGCCGGGTGTTGCACGATGAGGGGGTGAGCGGCGACTACCTGGTATTCAGCGACGCGCCCACCACCCTGGCGATGGTCGCGGTCGACGCCCGGGGCGTACCGCACTACAGCTTCCGCGGCGAGGGCTGCGCCGACCGCATGCTGGGCCTCGAGCACCTGCCGCACCTCGATGCGCGGGTGCGCGGCATTCACCTCGGTTCCTACTCCCTGGTGGTGACGCCCATCGCCGATACCCTGTTCGAACTGGTGCGGCGCGAGGGCGATCAACGCCTGATCAGCCTCGACCCCAATGTGCGTCTCGGGGTCGAGCCGCGGGTTGAGATCTGGCAGCAGCGCATCGAGGCCTTCGCCGCCCAGGCCCACCTGATCAAGGTCAGCGAGGAAGATCTGGCGCTGCTGTACCCGGGGCTCAAGCCCGAGGCGGTGATCGAGCGCTGGCTCGGCCAGCGCTGCCAGCTGCTGTTCCTCACCCACGGCAGCGACGGCGCCAGCGTCTTCAGTCGCCGGCACGGCCATTGGTCGGTGCCTGCGCAAGCGGTGGTCACCCGCGACACCGTCGGCGCCGGCGACACCTTCCAGGCCGCTCTGCTGGCCTACCTGGCCCGCCACGGCCTGGACAGTCCCGCCGCTCTGGCCGCGCTGTCGCGCACGCATATCGAGGCGCTGCTCGACTACGCCGTGCGCGCCGCCGCGGTGACCTGCTCGCGGGTCGGGCCGGATCTGCCCTACGCCCATGAGCTGCAAACACGCTGA
- the pyk gene encoding pyruvate kinase: MRQRTKIVATLGPATESPAAIEALVQAGVDVVRLNFSHGAAGEHIARAALVREMARKHGRFVAVLADLQGPKIRIARFAAGKVQLERGQTFILDAGLDKNAGDENAVGIDYEALISDSRPDDILLLDDGRIELKVLRVEGSKLICQVLVGGPLSNNKGINRKGGGLSAAALTDKDRLDIRTAAEMQVDYLAVSFPRDAADIQLARRLLREAGGEAGLIAKIERAETVNDLGVLDAIIETSDGVMVARGDLGVEIGDAELVAVQKMIIERARTLNRVVITATQMMESMISQSMPTRAEVFDVANAVLDGTDAVMLSAETAAGAYPVETVEAMRRVIVGAEKHPLAHRSKHRMDEQFHKIDESIAMAAMYAANHLHGVKAIICMTESGDTPRLMSRIRSHLPIYAFSRNPRTQSRVALFRGVQTIPFDSDSYPIAEVNGRAVDELLRRGVVAEGDHVLISRGDHANAQGGTNCLRVIRVGDRIC, translated from the coding sequence ATGCGCCAAAGAACCAAGATCGTGGCTACCCTGGGCCCGGCCACCGAGAGCCCCGCGGCGATCGAGGCGCTGGTCCAGGCGGGGGTGGACGTGGTGCGCCTGAACTTCTCCCACGGCGCTGCCGGCGAGCACATCGCCCGGGCCGCGCTGGTGCGCGAGATGGCGCGCAAGCACGGCCGCTTCGTCGCCGTGCTGGCCGACCTGCAGGGGCCGAAGATCCGCATCGCTCGCTTCGCCGCCGGCAAGGTGCAGCTGGAGCGCGGCCAGACCTTCATCCTCGATGCCGGCCTGGACAAGAATGCCGGCGACGAGAATGCCGTCGGCATCGACTACGAGGCGCTGATCAGCGACAGCCGCCCGGACGACATCCTGTTGCTGGACGACGGGCGCATAGAACTCAAGGTCCTGAGGGTCGAGGGCAGCAAGCTGATCTGCCAGGTGCTGGTCGGTGGCCCGCTGTCCAACAACAAGGGCATCAACCGCAAGGGTGGCGGCCTGTCGGCGGCGGCCCTGACCGACAAGGATCGCCTCGATATCCGTACCGCGGCCGAGATGCAGGTCGACTACCTGGCGGTGTCCTTCCCCCGCGATGCCGCCGACATTCAGCTGGCGCGCCGGCTGCTGCGCGAAGCCGGCGGCGAGGCCGGGCTGATCGCCAAGATCGAGCGCGCCGAAACGGTCAATGACCTGGGTGTGCTCGACGCCATCATCGAGACCTCCGATGGGGTGATGGTGGCCCGCGGCGACCTCGGCGTGGAGATCGGCGACGCCGAACTGGTGGCGGTGCAGAAGATGATCATCGAGCGCGCGCGCACCCTCAACCGGGTGGTGATCACCGCGACCCAGATGATGGAGTCGATGATCAGCCAGTCCATGCCGACCCGTGCCGAGGTGTTCGACGTGGCCAATGCCGTGCTCGACGGCACCGACGCGGTGATGCTCTCGGCCGAGACCGCGGCCGGCGCCTACCCGGTGGAGACCGTCGAGGCCATGCGCCGGGTCATAGTCGGGGCGGAGAAGCACCCGCTGGCGCATCGCTCCAAGCACCGCATGGACGAGCAGTTCCACAAGATCGACGAGTCGATTGCCATGGCCGCCATGTACGCGGCCAACCACCTGCACGGGGTCAAGGCGATCATCTGCATGACCGAGAGCGGCGACACGCCGCGGCTGATGTCGCGTATCCGCTCGCACCTGCCGATCTACGCCTTTTCCCGCAACCCGCGGACCCAGAGCCGGGTCGCCCTGTTTCGCGGGGTGCAGACCATCCCGTTCGACAGCGACAGCTACCCGATCGCCGAGGTCAACGGCCGGGCGGTCGACGAGCTGCTGCGCCGCGGGGTGGTGGCCGAGGGCGATCACGTGCTGATTTCCCGCGGCGACCACGCCAATGCCCAGGGCGGCACCAACTGCCTGCGGGTGATCCGCGTGGGCGACCGCATCTGCTAA
- the pgi gene encoding glucose-6-phosphate isomerase, with protein sequence MPHPQPSHDVTRLPAWQGLAAHRECFAEFSLREAFVEDPRRFAEFSLSSCGLFLDYSKNLITRETRDLLVRLAEECGLRQAIDALFDGERLNASEGRPALHTALRRPIGDQVRVDGVDVMPEVHRVLLQMTELVGKVHDGLWRGYSEKPITDVVNIGIGGSFLGPQLVSEALLPFAQRGVRCHYLANIDGSSFHELAARLRAETTLFIISSKTFSTLETLKNAQAARGWYLAQGGTEGELHRHFIAVSSNVPAAVAFGIREENILPMWDWVGGRYSLWSAIGLPIAMSIGMSNFKELLSGAYSMDQHFREAPFEQNMPVLLALLGIWYGNFWGAQTQAILPYDHYLRNITKHLQQLDMESNGKRVLQDGAPAPCATGPVIWGGVGCNGQHAYHQLLHQGALLIPADFIVPVVSYNPVADHHQWLYANCLSQSQALMRGKTLEEAEAELRAQGLDEDEVRRLAPHKVIPGNRPSNTLVLERVSPRRLGALVALYEHKVFAQSAIWGINAFDQWGVELGKELGRNVYSRLVGSEQGAAEDASTQGLIDFFRGRHRG encoded by the coding sequence ATGCCGCACCCTCAGCCATCCCACGATGTCACTCGGTTGCCCGCCTGGCAGGGCCTGGCCGCGCACCGCGAGTGCTTCGCCGAGTTCAGCCTGCGCGAGGCATTCGTCGAAGATCCTCGGCGTTTCGCCGAGTTTTCCCTGAGCAGCTGTGGGCTGTTCCTCGACTACTCGAAGAACCTGATCACCCGCGAAACCCGCGACCTGCTGGTGCGCCTGGCCGAAGAGTGCGGGCTGCGGCAGGCCATCGACGCGCTGTTCGATGGCGAACGGCTCAACGCCTCGGAGGGCCGCCCGGCCCTGCACACCGCCCTGCGCCGGCCGATCGGCGACCAGGTGCGGGTCGACGGCGTCGACGTGATGCCCGAGGTGCACCGGGTGCTGCTGCAGATGACCGAGCTGGTCGGCAAGGTGCATGACGGCCTGTGGCGCGGCTACAGCGAGAAGCCGATCACCGACGTGGTCAACATCGGCATCGGCGGCTCCTTCCTCGGCCCGCAGCTGGTCTCCGAGGCGCTGCTGCCCTTCGCCCAGCGCGGCGTGCGCTGCCACTACCTGGCCAATATCGACGGCAGCTCCTTCCATGAGCTGGCGGCCAGGCTGCGGGCCGAGACCACCCTGTTCATCATCTCCTCGAAGACCTTCAGCACCCTGGAGACCCTGAAGAACGCCCAGGCCGCGCGCGGCTGGTACCTGGCCCAGGGTGGCACCGAGGGAGAGCTGCATCGTCACTTCATCGCCGTGTCGAGCAATGTGCCGGCGGCGGTGGCCTTCGGCATCCGCGAGGAGAACATCCTGCCGATGTGGGACTGGGTCGGCGGGCGCTACTCGCTGTGGTCGGCCATCGGTCTGCCGATCGCCATGTCCATCGGCATGTCCAACTTCAAGGAACTGCTGTCCGGCGCCTACAGCATGGACCAGCACTTCCGGGAAGCCCCCTTCGAGCAGAACATGCCGGTGCTGCTGGCCCTGCTGGGGATCTGGTACGGCAACTTCTGGGGCGCCCAGACCCAGGCGATCCTGCCCTACGACCACTACCTGCGCAACATCACCAAGCACCTGCAGCAGCTGGACATGGAGTCCAACGGCAAGCGCGTGCTGCAGGACGGCGCTCCGGCGCCCTGCGCCACCGGGCCGGTGATCTGGGGCGGGGTCGGCTGCAACGGCCAGCATGCCTATCACCAGCTGCTGCACCAGGGCGCCCTGTTGATCCCGGCCGACTTCATCGTGCCGGTGGTCAGCTACAACCCGGTGGCCGACCACCACCAGTGGCTCTATGCCAACTGCCTGTCGCAGAGCCAGGCGCTGATGCGCGGCAAGACCCTGGAGGAGGCCGAGGCGGAACTGCGCGCCCAGGGCCTGGACGAGGACGAGGTGCGGCGCCTGGCGCCGCACAAGGTGATTCCCGGCAACCGGCCGAGCAACACCCTGGTGCTGGAACGGGTCAGTCCACGGCGCCTCGGCGCCCTGGTCGCCCTGTACGAGCACAAGGTGTTCGCCCAGAGCGCGATCTGGGGCATCAACGCCTTCGATCAGTGGGGCGTGGAACTGGGCAAGGAGCTGGGCAGGAACGTCTACTCGCGCCTGGTCGGTAGCGAGCAGGGCGCAGCTGAGGACGCCTCGACCCAGGGTCTGATCGACTTCTTCCGTGGTCGTCATCGTGGCTGA
- a CDS encoding carbohydrate porin translates to MAALEARAAAAESRAAAAEQQARQTAAELARLKRSDPAIQASGPQPEASAPVLAARLADVEARQAALEKLGRSETKNPSKLTNGFSFNGYARSGLLIDDSLGGGRGGPYVTPAGSVGGAVGRLGNEDDTYMRIDLSKELHAENGTRSKFTVSIADGVETSNDWTAEESTLNVRQAYAALDHIAAFKGNPVLENATLWAGKRYDRDTFDIHWLDSDVVYLAGTGGGVYDLQFGEGWRSNFSLMGRDYGDFSAQGGNADVESYILTSNQFFDDGRWQWMFNAIGSNQNDTRRNAAGLTPADSGVHSMVAHHQKGFFGREGFFKTALLYGQGLGAEVKNLGSDGELLDDAQALRLALYGQTPLARGWRIAPSLLAEQSQDRYVGGDDYRWLTLNLRLAKEITSNFEMVYEMSWQTMDLDPMGYQQRNAVDGDFWKLTVAPTFKPDMGGFFTRPELRVFASLMDWSKELDDYSGSDAFGQDGFGAGGVWQFGVQMETWF, encoded by the coding sequence ATGGCCGCGCTGGAGGCCCGCGCCGCCGCCGCCGAATCGCGTGCCGCCGCCGCCGAGCAGCAGGCCCGCCAGACCGCCGCGGAACTGGCCCGGCTCAAGCGGTCCGACCCTGCCATCCAGGCGAGCGGACCGCAGCCGGAGGCGAGCGCGCCCGTGCTGGCCGCCCGCCTGGCAGACGTCGAAGCGCGTCAGGCCGCCCTGGAAAAGCTGGGCCGCAGCGAGACCAAGAACCCCAGCAAGCTCACCAATGGCTTCAGTTTCAATGGCTATGCCCGCTCCGGGCTGCTGATCGACGACAGCCTGGGTGGCGGGCGTGGCGGCCCCTACGTCACGCCGGCCGGCTCGGTCGGCGGCGCGGTCGGCCGGCTGGGCAACGAAGACGACACCTATATGCGTATCGACCTGTCGAAAGAGCTGCATGCCGAGAACGGCACCCGTTCCAAATTCACCGTGTCGATCGCCGACGGGGTGGAAACCTCCAACGACTGGACGGCCGAGGAGAGCACGCTGAACGTGCGCCAGGCCTATGCCGCCCTCGACCATATCGCGGCGTTCAAGGGCAACCCGGTGCTGGAGAATGCCACCCTGTGGGCCGGCAAGCGCTATGACCGCGATACCTTCGACATCCACTGGCTGGATTCCGACGTGGTCTACCTGGCCGGCACCGGCGGCGGCGTCTACGACCTGCAGTTCGGCGAGGGCTGGCGCTCCAACTTCTCCCTGATGGGCCGCGACTACGGCGACTTCAGCGCCCAGGGCGGCAACGCCGACGTGGAAAGCTACATCCTCACCTCCAACCAGTTCTTCGACGACGGCCGCTGGCAGTGGATGTTCAACGCCATCGGTTCGAACCAGAACGATACGCGCAGGAACGCCGCCGGGTTGACCCCCGCCGACTCCGGTGTGCACAGCATGGTCGCCCATCACCAGAAAGGCTTCTTCGGTCGCGAGGGCTTCTTCAAGACGGCGCTGCTGTACGGCCAGGGCCTGGGTGCAGAGGTCAAGAATCTCGGCTCGGACGGTGAGCTGCTCGACGACGCCCAGGCCCTGCGCCTGGCGCTCTACGGCCAGACCCCCCTGGCCCGTGGCTGGCGGATCGCCCCCAGTCTGCTGGCCGAGCAGAGCCAGGACAGATACGTCGGTGGCGACGACTACCGCTGGCTGACCCTCAACCTGCGCCTGGCCAAGGAAATCACCAGCAACTTCGAGATGGTCTATGAAATGAGCTGGCAAACCATGGACCTCGACCCCATGGGCTACCAGCAGCGCAACGCGGTCGACGGCGATTTCTGGAAGCTGACCGTGGCGCCGACCTTCAAGCCGGACATGGGCGGATTCTTCACCCGACCCGAGTTGCGCGTGTTCGCCAGCCTGATGGACTGGTCCAAGGAGCTGGATGACTACAGCGGCAGCGATGCCTTCGGCCAGGACGGCTTCGGGGCAGGGGGCGTCTGGCAGTTCGGTGTGCAGATGGAAACCTGGTTCTAA
- a CDS encoding D-hexose-6-phosphate mutarotase: MAGKGEPQRWVTHQGYELLLIEHPRFQAAFSRQGGQLLHFRPRGQRPWLWCASHWPRGGAIRGGVPVCWPWFGRHPTEPGWPSHGWARLSDWQLLASEADEQGMRLTWQLALCDWQVTLEVELGTGMRLCLRTRHQDTHTCQLSHALHAYWQVSDVTRVALLGLEGASGHDLLARSECRQRGELRVEEGCHRIFRRGGPLQLQDLAWQRRLAIDTSGAANSVVWHPGSRPLTDVGWHEAQGFICVEAASCGPDSLSLAPGDEALLSLHAELV; the protein is encoded by the coding sequence ATGGCGGGTAAGGGCGAGCCGCAGCGCTGGGTGACCCATCAGGGCTACGAGCTGCTGCTGATCGAGCATCCCCGCTTCCAGGCAGCCTTCAGTCGCCAGGGTGGTCAGCTGCTGCACTTCCGGCCGCGCGGCCAGCGGCCCTGGCTCTGGTGTGCCAGCCACTGGCCCAGAGGCGGCGCGATCCGCGGTGGCGTGCCGGTATGCTGGCCCTGGTTCGGCCGCCATCCGACCGAACCAGGCTGGCCGTCCCATGGCTGGGCACGCCTGAGCGACTGGCAGCTGCTCGCCAGCGAGGCGGACGAGCAGGGCATGCGCCTGACCTGGCAACTGGCGTTGTGCGACTGGCAGGTGACCCTGGAAGTCGAGCTGGGCACGGGCATGCGCCTGTGCCTGCGCACCCGCCATCAGGACACTCACACCTGCCAGCTCAGCCATGCCTTGCACGCCTACTGGCAGGTCAGCGACGTAACGCGGGTGGCCTTGCTCGGTCTGGAGGGGGCGTCCGGCCACGATTTGCTGGCACGTTCGGAGTGCCGGCAGCGGGGCGAGCTGCGGGTCGAGGAGGGCTGTCACCGAATCTTCCGCCGCGGCGGCCCACTGCAGCTGCAGGATCTCGCCTGGCAGCGGCGCCTGGCGATCGATACCAGCGGCGCCGCCAACAGCGTGGTCTGGCACCCGGGCAGTCGACCGCTGACCGATGTCGGCTGGCACGAGGCCCAGGGTTTCATCTGCGTCGAGGCCGCCAGCTGCGGTCCCGACAGCCTGTCCCTGGCGCCGGGTGACGAGGCGCTGCTGAGCCTGCACGCCGAGCTGGTCTGA